One window of the Etheostoma spectabile isolate EspeVRDwgs_2016 chromosome 16, UIUC_Espe_1.0, whole genome shotgun sequence genome contains the following:
- the arid6 gene encoding AT-rich interaction domain 6, producing METQANIEMAHTEIQEEISKEPLKDMTEEQFLKDLYLFMKTKDTPIERIPNLGFKQIDLFLMFKVVRDLGGYNQVTAQQLWKQVYNTLGGNPRSTSAATCTRRHYEKLLLPYECHVRGTLLNVFPRIQPKHFVFPNCSKKHVDGQRPAKRKLPSVYLYQNPNDVQPDPHESVFPLQPHFPHYYQHSNAVLPPHVPMYSSILTPNKAPAPKPWVPLSPSRLNLTDTVKEPLQQLRFLAEQYKTTSGLTEPLNLSVNKASGRETGSNPASSFTAPSSSKNPKFLNKPSPLYSPHCQQVVRDDGCEVEDGEADSGDTPCSYPVNAKEAYAVDVKATTASISPTYESAPTLRTDEGAPTVAQKPSSPKTDLTIQPKQEREGSPEVRELNLSHILPGMPQQNGGKMEIEVPLSVFNDWLRLSGSSALKPGVKQLPPLPPQEGFSGQRKYSDTNVLPTNLTYQMNPQHPSLTAEDLRLWQSKLPSPIPATQSTSYHYNTNQNHFTAYEPLSSGGILKCAASRDAYPFDPQGIKKSYSSKPPISWDPYKVTQASPFQINTDSCPRTAQQDFTASVSYNGNTMHLTYEEVMKLKKMLSNSS from the exons ATGGAAACACAG GCAAACATTGAAATGGCACACACAGAGATCCAAGAGGAGATAAGCAAAGAGCCGTTGAAGGATATGACAGAAGAACAATTCCTTAAAGATCTCTACCTGTTCATGAAGACAAAAGACACACCCATAGAAAGAATCCCAAATCTGGGCTTCAAACAAA TTGATCTATTTTTGATGTTCAAGGTTGTCAGAGACTTGGGTGGCTACAACCAG GTGACTGCTCAGCAGCTGTGGAAACAAGTGTACAACACGCTGGGAGGAAACCCTCGAAGCACAAGTGCAGCCACCTGCACCCGCAGACACTACGAGAA GCTGCTTCTGCCATACGAATGCCATGTGAGGGGAACATTGTTGAATGTGTTTCCTCGTATTCAACCAAAGCACTTTGTCTTTCCGAACTGCAGCAAAAAACATGTTGATGGCCAGAGGCCAGCTAAACGCAAGCTGCCCTCAGTATATCTGTACCAG AACCCTAATGACGTCCAGCCAGACCCACACGAGAGTGTCTTCCCTCTGCAGCCCCATTTCCCTCACTACTATCAACACAGCAATGCAGTTCTGCCCCCCCATGTTCCTATGTACTCCTCGATATTAACACCAAATAAGGCCCCTGCTCCAAAGCCCTGGGTTCCTTTGTCTCCATCTCGTCTCAACCTAACAGACACGGTTAAGGAGCCACTGCAGCAGCTACGCTTTCTGGCAGAACAGTACAAGACAACATCTGGATTGACTGAGCCTCTCAACCTTAGCGTTAATAAAGCCTCAGGGCGGGAAACCGGCAGCAACCCCGCCTCATCGTTCACGGCACCTTCATCCAGCAAGAATCCAAAGTTCTTGAACAAACCCTCCCCTTTATATAGTCCTCATTGCCAGCAGGTGGTGAGAGATGACGGATGTGAGGTGGAAGATGGTGAAGCAGATTCAGGAGACACACCATGTTCATATCCTGTGAACGCCAAAGAGGCATATGCCGTTGATGTCAAAGCTACAACAGCGTCAATCAGCCCTACATATGAGTCTGCTCCGACACTGAGAACAGATGAAGGCGCTCCCACAGTGGCACAAAAACCCAGCTCTCCGAAGACAGACTTAACAATCCAGCCAAAACAAGAAAGGGAGGGTAGTCCAGAAGTAAGGGAGCTCAATCTGAGTCACATACTGCCTGGCATGCCTCAACAGAACGGAGGCAAGATGGAAATTGAGGTACCGCTGTCTGTGTTCAATGACTGGCTCAGGCTGAGTGGGTCTTCAGCTTTGAAGCCTGGAGTTAAGCAGctacctcctcttcctcctcaggaAGGATTCTCTGGACAAAGAAAGTACTCAGACACAAATGTCCTCCCCACCAACCTGACATATCAAATGAATCCCCAACACCCGAGCTTAACCGCTGAGGATCTTAGGCTGTGGCAAAGTAAATTGCCAAGTCCCATACCAGCCACCCAAAGTACCAGTTATcactacaacacaaaccaaAACCATTTCACCGCCTACGAGCCTTTGTCTTCCGGTGGTATTCTGAAATGTGCAGCCAGCCGGGACGCCTATCCATTTGATCCGCAGGGAATTAAGAAGTCGTACAGCTCAAAACCCCCAATATCCTGGGATCCCTACAAAGTGACCCAGGCTTCTCCCTTCCAAATCAACACGGACTCCTGTCCCCGCACAGCTCAGCAAGACTTTACAGCCTCTGTGTCCTACAATGGAAACACAATGCACCTCACCTATGAAGAGGTGATGAAGCTGAAGAAAATGCTCTCAAACTCATCGTGA